In Prunus dulcis chromosome 2, ALMONDv2, whole genome shotgun sequence, a single genomic region encodes these proteins:
- the LOC117619313 gene encoding heavy metal-associated isoprenylated plant protein 9, producing MGEEAKQEQAQAEAKPEEKAEQKTEEKKEQKAEEKEEPKPPSPFVLFVDLHCVGCAKKIERSIMRLRGVEGVVIDMLKNEVTIKGIVEPQAVCNKIMKKTKRKAKVLSPLPAAEGEPMPEVVASQVSGLVTVELQVNMHCEACAEQLKKKILKLRGVQSAVTDHNSGKVMVTGTMDGDKLVDYVYRRTKKQARIVPQPEPEPEKKEENKEGDDKAAEEAKPSEEKKEENAEEKPAEEAKKEEGGGDGGEESKNKEEEKGGEENKVVEEMSGSYVNSGMDEESMKRMMQYYYQPLYVIERIPPPQLFSDENPNACCIS from the exons ATGGGTGAAGAGGCTAAGCAG GAACAAGCTCAGGCAGAGGCTAAGCCAGAGGAGAAAGCAGAGCAGAAAAcagaggagaagaaagaacAGAAGGCAGAGGAGAAGGAAGAGCCAAAACCCCCATCTCCTTTTGTGCTATTTGTAGACTTGCATTGTGTGGGATGCGCGAAGAAGATTGAGAGGTCCATCATGCGACTTAGAG GCGTGGAGGGGGTTGTGATAGATATGCTTAAAAATGAAGTGACCATAAAGGGAATAGTGGAGCCTCAAGCAGTGTGCAACAAAATCATGAAGAAAACCAAGAGAAAAGCAAAAGTCTTGTCCCCATTACCAGCTGCTGAGGGTGAACCCATGCCGGAAGTTGTTGCTTCACAG GTTAGTGGACTAGTAACTGTGGAGCTCCAAGTTAACATGCACTGTGAGGCCTGCGCAGAGCAACTTAAGAAAAAGATACTCAAACTCAGAG GAGTGCAAAGTGCTGTGACTGATCACAATAGCGGGAAGGTGATGGTGACAGGAACCATGGACGGCGACAAGCTAGTAGATTATGTGTACAGACGAACCAAGAAGCAAGCCCGAATCGTCCCACAACCGGAGCCTGAACccgagaagaaagaagagaacaAGGAAGGTGATGACAAGGCAGCAGAAGAAGCAAAACCatcagaagaaaagaaagaagaaaatgcagAGGAAAAACCTGCAGAAGaggcaaagaaagaagagggcggtggtgatggtggagaagaaagtaaaaacaaggaggaggagaaaggTGGTGAGGAAAACAaggtggtggaggagatgAGCGGCAGTTACGTAAATAGTGGTATGGATGAGGAAAGTATGAAAAGAATGATGCAGTACTATTATCAGCCGCTGTATGTGATTGAGAGAATCCCACCTCCTCAGCTGTTCAGTGATGAGAATCCAAATGCATGTTGCATTTCATGA
- the LOC117617172 gene encoding heavy metal-associated isoprenylated plant protein 36 has product MADMQIVLAKACKNVEAQYVEMMVPLYSHGCEKKVKKTLSHLKGIYSVKVDYDQQKVTVWGICNKYDVLATVRSKRKDACFWNPQDNDIALELESQSPSDSSSPPISSASRYANSSLALIRVRSLSLKLKAWKKVFTRSYSLP; this is encoded by the exons ATGGCCGATATGCAAATTGTTCTGGCTAAGGCTTGCAAAAATGTAGAGGCGCAGTATGTGGAGATGATGGTTCCTCTATATTCTCATGGATGTGAGAAGAAAGTCAAGAAGACCCTCTCCCATCTCAAAG GGATATACTCGGTGAAGGTGGATTACGACCAACAAAAGGTGACAGTGTGGGGAATATGCAACAAATACGATGTGCTTGCAACCGTGAGGAGCAAGAGAAAGGACGCCTGTTTTTGGAACCCCCAAGACAACGACATTGCCTTAGAATTAGAATCGCAGTCTCCCTCAGACTCAAGCTCTCCTCCAATTTCATCAGCTTCAAGATACGCAAACTCTTCTTTAGCTCTGATCAGGGTTCGCTCTCTAAGCTTAAAATTGAAAGCATGGAAGAAAGTCTTCACTAGATCCTACTCGTTACCCTGA